Proteins encoded by one window of Fibrobacter sp. UWB15:
- a CDS encoding YbbR-like domain-containing protein: MGNIVLKITALIFGIALWFLVISQKDFQLSVNVPLNFVKLPETMAIASKPPHSLHITVEGKSWDLIRLNNLVSDPKQNSIAMVVDLQQAELGAKRIHLDSKNFVSAGFPDIHFVEPENQLLFVDLDIDTRITRNVPIKSVATFTAAQGYLIADEPAISPEELMVSGARNALTRIIDIPTDSSFFDTLHASQEFTIPLDFSNLPAFVSPSDSSVKISVNIQKMSSRTYDSIPVSLIGFYDRQVYSLEPKSLSVEITGGEQVLDSITAQNIELVIEYNRFAIEDADSLSPTVKLTLPAHINREMAIKAIQLKPEKVTLRKKETKPVATADSLEEVAP, translated from the coding sequence ATGGGAAACATCGTTCTAAAAATAACTGCACTGATATTTGGCATTGCCCTCTGGTTTCTTGTCATATCTCAAAAGGATTTCCAGCTTTCGGTGAATGTCCCTTTGAACTTTGTTAAACTTCCCGAAACAATGGCGATTGCCTCGAAGCCGCCACATAGTTTGCATATTACGGTCGAAGGCAAGTCGTGGGACTTGATTCGTTTGAACAACCTAGTGAGCGACCCCAAGCAGAATTCCATCGCCATGGTCGTTGACCTGCAGCAAGCCGAACTGGGAGCAAAGCGCATTCACCTGGACAGCAAGAACTTTGTTTCGGCAGGATTCCCGGACATTCACTTTGTGGAACCCGAAAATCAGCTTTTGTTCGTAGACCTCGATATCGACACCCGCATTACAAGAAACGTCCCCATTAAATCGGTCGCCACGTTTACAGCCGCCCAAGGTTACCTGATAGCAGACGAACCCGCGATTTCCCCTGAAGAACTAATGGTATCCGGCGCACGCAACGCACTCACCCGCATTATCGACATTCCGACCGATTCCTCTTTCTTTGACACGCTGCACGCGAGCCAGGAATTTACCATTCCGCTGGACTTCAGCAACCTGCCGGCATTTGTTTCGCCAAGCGATTCTTCGGTCAAGATTTCGGTGAACATCCAGAAAATGAGCAGCCGCACTTACGACAGCATTCCCGTAAGCCTCATCGGATTCTACGACAGACAAGTTTACTCCCTGGAGCCTAAGAGCCTTTCCGTGGAAATCACGGGCGGCGAACAGGTACTTGACTCTATTACCGCCCAAAACATTGAATTGGTGATAGAATACAACCGCTTTGCCATTGAAGACGCCGACAGTCTTTCTCCGACGGTGAAGCTCACGCTCCCGGCCCACATCAACCGCGAAATGGCAATCAAGGCAATTCAGCTGAAACCCGAAAAGGTGACGCTCCGTAAGAAAGAAACCAAGCCTGTCGCTACCGCGGACTCTCTCGAAGAGGTTGCACCATGA
- the tsaD gene encoding tRNA (adenosine(37)-N6)-threonylcarbamoyltransferase complex transferase subunit TsaD encodes MIWLGIESSCDETACAVLQDDPVKVLSNPLYSQIDEHALYGGVVPEIAARAHLQKISPIAEAAVKEAGIELKDIDAIAYTTGPGLMGPLLVGASFAKGLARDLQIPAYGMNHLEGHLAAAWLTHPEIEPPFLTLTVSGGHTELVLEEPGFKYTSIGRTRDDAAGEAFDKCGKQLGLKYPAGATISRLGKDGNRKFVDFPRALHVHDNCEFSFSGLKTAVLRYTETHDPEFIQKNIGDICASLEDAIVDSLVTKTITALKKTKMKTLVVGGGVSANAWLRTRLQDYCDKHGILFCIPERSLSTDNGAMIAAAAIRRKLQGKLTSVNEVKPWMPLAL; translated from the coding sequence ATGATTTGGCTTGGAATTGAATCCAGCTGCGACGAAACCGCCTGTGCCGTTCTGCAAGACGATCCCGTAAAAGTCCTTTCGAACCCTCTTTACAGCCAGATTGACGAACACGCCCTCTACGGAGGCGTGGTTCCCGAAATTGCCGCACGTGCGCACCTGCAAAAGATTTCGCCGATTGCTGAAGCGGCTGTCAAGGAAGCCGGCATTGAACTCAAGGATATTGATGCAATCGCCTACACCACCGGCCCGGGCCTTATGGGACCGCTCCTGGTAGGCGCAAGCTTTGCCAAGGGTCTCGCCCGCGACTTGCAGATTCCCGCTTACGGCATGAATCACTTGGAAGGCCACTTGGCCGCCGCCTGGCTCACGCACCCTGAAATCGAGCCGCCGTTTTTGACGCTTACCGTTTCGGGTGGCCATACGGAACTCGTGCTCGAAGAACCCGGATTCAAGTACACCAGCATCGGACGCACCCGCGACGATGCCGCCGGCGAAGCATTTGACAAGTGCGGAAAACAGCTCGGTCTCAAGTACCCTGCAGGCGCTACCATCAGCCGTCTCGGCAAAGACGGCAACCGCAAATTCGTCGACTTTCCACGTGCGCTCCACGTACACGACAACTGCGAATTTTCGTTCAGCGGCTTAAAGACGGCTGTACTCCGCTACACTGAAACGCACGACCCGGAATTCATCCAGAAGAATATCGGCGACATTTGTGCCTCCTTGGAAGATGCCATTGTCGATAGCCTCGTCACAAAGACAATCACCGCCCTTAAAAAGACCAAGATGAAAACACTCGTGGTCGGCGGCGGCGTGAGTGCGAACGCTTGGCTCCGCACGCGATTGCAAGATTACTGCGACAAGCACGGAATCCTATTCTGCATTCCGGAACGCAGCCTGAGCACCGACAACGGCGCCATGATTGCAGCGGCAGCCATTCGTCGCAAACTGCAAGGCAAGCTGACCTCGGTCAACGAAGTCAAGCCCTGGATGCCGCTCGCACTTTAA
- a CDS encoding patatin-like phospholipase family protein, producing the protein MQNGLGKFVAVLALCATWAFSGEKAASKSAPSLDLLKASADSIVTAAVADSSKANSLKTVLYLGGGERSPWFQLGVLYAIEEYGIPVDSIVATSWGAWVASLWTRGVPLDDIQVLMLDSAIAPFVGHDLTAAESEYGKQKRDSYEVPISLSGVPSIRTRYSVTMDTSRSIHSEKKSLTMDSTQVMRSLAKLRFQESLYRQRQNARIPLSLQSCESGRPVVVESTIPQVIASLPLWGQDSAGMSGELCPYYAMPIEDNAQELSIIVVSDPLRAPIVGDERMRLIKLHAGEILASQPGVVVRAHTILDTNRAVWIQSGFSSFEKQLSSFKVLNGRRQDYSVNRVSAKPWFRFEPSYNGLSSEVQNAVKAYWVESDTAMVAAENFATELLQNPAYDSLRLDMQSSGNVAIETAVHPTLDLAAGGFGSNMIGPNAYAEATVHYVDHVEIELVLAGFWGGNSYGIRPRLNISKLWNRHWDLQFGYDYMKLVPLKSYNRDINRGLRIESEERSDLTMNLLYTVDRNQRVSAEFMFGSRYYDLDTAYYGDRVIKTYPVSPMLHYRYLNGADDNWFADNGYVLNVWGGFESIGFDDGIIDVVPIYWKLLADARYTISPVRFVTLNAAVAGAIERYHDEGHGYVSPKSIGKAPLDVAYRQHAAATPWSTEWYNPELSSHEYVMLRFNGGLHGDYLGAWLFGAYYHDFEDSPYAELDVDKFVLEPALRFAYKSVTVYAGLSRVVDYGTFGDLTHLSGYNYFIRVGNYEF; encoded by the coding sequence GTGCAGAATGGGTTAGGCAAATTTGTCGCGGTGCTTGCGCTGTGCGCAACGTGGGCTTTCTCTGGCGAGAAAGCTGCATCGAAAAGTGCACCGTCTTTGGATTTGCTGAAGGCGTCCGCAGATTCAATTGTGACTGCGGCTGTAGCAGATTCTTCTAAGGCGAATTCGCTCAAGACGGTTCTTTACTTGGGGGGTGGTGAGCGTTCCCCTTGGTTCCAGTTGGGCGTTCTTTATGCTATTGAAGAATATGGTATTCCTGTCGATTCCATCGTGGCGACTTCTTGGGGAGCCTGGGTTGCTTCTTTGTGGACGCGGGGCGTTCCCCTGGATGACATCCAGGTGTTGATGCTGGATTCCGCCATTGCGCCTTTTGTGGGCCATGATCTTACGGCTGCAGAAAGTGAATATGGCAAGCAAAAGCGAGACTCTTATGAGGTGCCGATTTCGCTGTCGGGTGTACCTTCGATTAGAACCCGCTACAGCGTAACGATGGATACATCCCGCTCGATTCACAGCGAAAAGAAATCTCTTACAATGGACTCTACGCAGGTGATGCGGTCTCTCGCTAAACTCCGTTTTCAAGAAAGCCTTTACCGCCAGCGTCAAAATGCCCGCATTCCCTTGTCGCTGCAGTCATGCGAATCAGGGAGGCCCGTTGTTGTCGAAAGTACCATTCCGCAGGTGATTGCGTCGCTTCCGCTTTGGGGGCAAGATTCCGCAGGAATGTCCGGCGAACTTTGCCCTTACTACGCCATGCCTATCGAAGACAATGCGCAAGAACTTTCGATTATCGTCGTGTCGGATCCGTTGCGAGCTCCGATTGTGGGCGATGAACGGATGCGCTTGATTAAGTTGCACGCTGGCGAAATCCTTGCGAGTCAGCCCGGAGTTGTCGTTCGAGCCCATACGATTCTAGATACGAATCGTGCGGTTTGGATTCAGTCCGGCTTCTCTTCGTTCGAAAAGCAACTGTCCAGTTTCAAGGTTTTGAACGGTCGCCGTCAGGATTATTCTGTGAACCGTGTCTCGGCAAAGCCTTGGTTCCGCTTCGAGCCTTCTTATAACGGTCTTTCTTCCGAGGTGCAAAATGCAGTGAAGGCTTATTGGGTGGAATCCGATACGGCAATGGTGGCTGCCGAGAATTTCGCCACGGAATTGCTGCAGAATCCCGCTTACGATTCCTTGCGTCTGGATATGCAATCTAGCGGCAATGTCGCAATCGAAACGGCGGTGCATCCGACGTTGGATCTTGCCGCTGGCGGCTTTGGCTCCAATATGATTGGCCCCAACGCCTACGCCGAAGCGACGGTACATTATGTAGACCATGTCGAAATTGAATTGGTCTTGGCTGGCTTCTGGGGTGGAAATTCCTACGGGATTCGCCCGCGCTTGAATATTTCGAAGTTGTGGAACCGTCACTGGGATCTGCAATTTGGCTACGATTACATGAAGCTGGTTCCGCTGAAGTCTTACAACCGCGACATAAATCGAGGACTCCGCATTGAATCCGAAGAACGTAGCGATTTGACGATGAACCTTTTGTACACGGTGGATCGTAACCAGCGGGTTTCGGCCGAGTTTATGTTTGGCTCTCGGTACTATGACTTGGATACGGCCTACTATGGCGATCGCGTCATCAAGACTTATCCCGTGTCGCCTATGCTGCATTACCGTTACTTGAATGGCGCCGATGACAACTGGTTTGCCGATAACGGTTACGTCCTGAATGTCTGGGGCGGCTTTGAATCGATTGGCTTTGATGACGGCATTATCGATGTGGTGCCGATTTACTGGAAACTTTTAGCCGACGCTCGCTACACGATTTCACCGGTACGTTTTGTGACTTTGAATGCGGCAGTGGCCGGTGCCATTGAACGTTACCATGACGAAGGCCACGGCTATGTTTCTCCTAAGTCCATCGGGAAGGCTCCTCTGGACGTTGCATACCGTCAACATGCGGCGGCAACACCTTGGTCCACCGAATGGTACAATCCGGAACTTTCATCCCATGAATACGTGATGTTGCGCTTTAACGGTGGCTTGCACGGGGATTATCTGGGCGCTTGGCTTTTCGGAGCTTACTATCACGATTTTGAAGATAGTCCGTATGCAGAACTCGATGTTGACAAGTTCGTGCTTGAACCGGCGCTTCGATTCGCCTACAAGTCGGTTACGGTGTATGCGGGGCTGAGCCGTGTCGTTGATTATGGCACGTTCGGCGACTTGACTCATCTGAGCGGATACAATTACTTTATCCGTGTCGGAAATTACGAATTTTAA